The sequence TCCAGCACATCGCGCTGAACACCAACGACATCGTGCAGACCGTCCGTGACATGCGCGCGGCCGGTGTCGAGTTCCTCAACACGCCGGACTCGTACTACGACACCCTCGGCGAGTGGGCCGGTGAGACCCGGGTGCCCGTGGAGACCCTGCGCGAGCTGAAGATCCTCGTCGACCGCGACGAGGACGGCTACCTGCTGCAGATCTTCACCAAGCCGGTCCAGGACCGGCCGACCGTGTTCTTCGAGCTCATCGAGCGGCACGGTTCCATGGGCTTCGGCAAGGGCAACTTCAAGGCCCTGTTCGAGGCGATCGAGCGCGAGCAGGAGAAGCGCGGCAACCTCTAGGACTGTCGCGGCAACCTCTGGGACCGTCGCCGCGACCTCCAGGGACAGGCGCGCCGGCCTCTAGGAGAGCGGCGCGGCGATCTCTGGACAGAGTGACCGCCACCCCCCACGACGGGGACCGCCCGGTGCCGCACCCACCGGCCGGTCCCCGTCACCGCGTCCACCCGGACGCGTCACCCGGGCACCGCCACATCCGGCGGATTCCCCAGTGCCGCGAGGGCCGACTTCGCCTCGCGGGCCCACAGCGGGGAGAACGCCGGGTTGATCTGGAGCGCCTCCTGAAGGCTGCGCCGGGCGGGACCGTCCAGCTCCAGGGCGGATTCGATCGCGCCCCGGTGATAGGCGTACAGCGCGCTGCGCACGCCCCCGCCCTTCGTGCCGTCCGTCGCCGTCGTGGCGTACTCCAGGGCCTCCTCGTCCTCGCCGACCCGGTGCAGCGCCCAGCCGAGCGCGTCGGCCGCCTCGGTGCCGGGCTGCCGGTCGTACTCGGCGCGCAGCCGCTCCACGGCCTGCTGCGCGTCCCCGTGGTCGGCCTCGTACCGGCCGAGCACCAGCTCGTCGTCCACCCCGTCCGACGTCTCCCGCCGCGCCAGCTCCCGCACCTGGTCGTAGCTCGCGCGGGCCTGCTTGACCATGCCCAGCGACTCGTACAGCTCGCCCAGGTCGAGCGCGTCGCGCGGGTCCGGGCGGCGGGCCAGCGCGGTGCGGTACGCGGTCACCGCCTCCGTCGAACGGCCCAGCGCCGCCAGCACCCGGGCCCGCCCGGCGGGCGCGGCCGGCTGGTCGGCGTCCTGGCGCAGGGCCGCGTCGTAGTGCCGCAGCGCGTCCTGGAGATCCCCGCGCTCGAAGGCCAGCTGACCCAACTGGGTGAGACAGGCGGCCTGTTCGGCGGGGGTGCCGGCGGCGGCCGCCGCGTCGGTCAGCTGGGCCACCGCGTCCTCGCGCCAGCCCCGGTTCCGGTAGACCGCGGCGGCCCGCGCCATCACCGCGGGCCGCTCGGCCGGACCCGGCTTGAGCGCCATCAGCTTGTCGAAGGAGTCGCCGACCGCGTCGTAGTCGCCGAGCCCGGTGTCCGCGTCGATCAGCTGGGAGTACGACGACCACCGCGTCGGCGCCAGCTCCTGCGCCTGCTCGGCGTAACGTTTCGCCTCGGTGAAGTCACGGCGCGCCAGGGACAGCGCGGTCAGGCCGTCCAGCGCCTGGACGTTCTGCTCCTCGTCCACCAACTGGAGCGAGGTCTCAAGCGCCCGCTCGGCCCGCGGGAGGTCGGCCGTCCGGGCCGTGGCACGCCCCCGTTCGACGTACGCCGTCCCCAGTACCGCCCACGCCTTGGCGTCCTGCGGCTGGGCCCGCACCCGCTGCTCCTGCTGTCCGATCAGCGCCGTCAGGGCCGGCAGCGTGGCCGGCATCCCGGTGGTCACCGCGGTCAGCGCCAGCGCCGCCTGCGCCGGGGCGCGCAGCTGCGCCCGGTGGGCCCGGGGG is a genomic window of Streptomyces sp. WP-1 containing:
- a CDS encoding tetratricopeptide repeat protein — encoded protein: MDNRVSVPGTPLPSGPPAPRRSRRLLRRVLVTALSGGVVAGAVLAMWPGIRPGAASEPAPGPRAHRAQLRAPAQAALALTAVTTGMPATLPALTALIGQQEQRVRAQPQDAKAWAVLGTAYVERGRATARTADLPRAERALETSLQLVDEEQNVQALDGLTALSLARRDFTEAKRYAEQAQELAPTRWSSYSQLIDADTGLGDYDAVGDSFDKLMALKPGPAERPAVMARAAAVYRNRGWREDAVAQLTDAAAAAGTPAEQAACLTQLGQLAFERGDLQDALRHYDAALRQDADQPAAPAGRARVLAALGRSTEAVTAYRTALARRPDPRDALDLGELYESLGMVKQARASYDQVRELARRETSDGVDDELVLGRYEADHGDAQQAVERLRAEYDRQPGTEAADALGWALHRVGEDEEALEYATTATDGTKGGGVRSALYAYHRGAIESALELDGPARRSLQEALQINPAFSPLWAREAKSALAALGNPPDVAVPG